The Candidatus Parcubacteria bacterium genome contains a region encoding:
- the tsaE gene encoding tRNA (adenosine(37)-N6)-threonylcarbamoyltransferase complex ATPase subunit type 1 TsaE: MWKKIYQTNSAGETRKLGGMLARKTSRGIIALEGNLGSGKTTFIQGFAKGLGIKEKITSPTFVILKNFKNFYHIDCYRIQTPEEILSIGFKEIISNPNNIVAIEWPEKIKKILPKNIIKIKFKFIDKNTRKIIIS; this comes from the coding sequence ATGTGGAAAAAAATATACCAAACCAACAGTGCTGGAGAAACTAGAAAACTGGGAGGAATGCTGGCCCGAAAAACCTCAAGAGGAATTATTGCTCTGGAGGGAAATTTGGGTTCAGGCAAAACAACTTTTATCCAGGGCTTTGCCAAAGGCCTTGGTATTAAGGAAAAAATCACAAGCCCGACATTTGTAATTTTAAAAAATTTTAAAAATTTCTATCATATTGATTGTTACCGCATTCAGACGCCAGAAGAAATTTTAAGTATCGGATTTAAAGAAATTATTTCTAATCCGAACAATATTGTTGCTATAGAATGGCCGGAAAAAATCAAAAAAATCCTGCCAAAAAATATCATAAAAATAAAATTCAAATTTATTGACAAAAACACGAGAAAAATAATCATTAGCTAA
- a CDS encoding right-handed parallel beta-helix repeat-containing protein yields MNEDYISLTEATRYCDYSQEYLSLRARQGKLKSVKFGKKWVTKKEWLEEYLKSNSKKCKEIKKPVISFSNSFKQPKFRYAFRYALAGILVFSLLFTGIVFSKDAIWSVISLDKLTTIIGGSIVNSKTFLAEVVGETDDDFKYSLNIFQKFIRWYGEQALVVSKIIKEAPSNIGQKIMNTSIAFKQEYQNANDFVEEKLSQAYRSLWGEEPEWPEEKEEIVVEKEKIDKELEQALVELQAKIEKMEREGLPQKEIIKEVQKITQIEPLKEITKEIKILDSASLTEIKSQLAQAENNIKNLQSNIASFPSSYIGSGTVSVGGTGTVTSLGVSAGGFQYLDVADNTVLGTNKTDTLTVNATSNFGAPVTINNTLTIGETGSDASFTVDTSGNVNTDGNIVVGGDFTVTGAQTYSGAAVFTVTSSADGLLVNQQGAGNVVRFQTDGADNFIIANGGQTTITSTSTPQLTVGYDASNYLTVACGSSGNITFTSLASLYNVFAATGVYQLKRGTEAILAVDANGAIDLTARGTNQDITITPSGAGVIFAGANLDMNQHQIIEPVIHSGTYANLPSSPAPVEGQIYFATDKNQLYVYDAGDSRWHTDRTTATKIVAASDSQNKEKADYVCDGTADDVQINAAITALPSAGGLVYLLEGTYNLKQPVVVNKNNVVITGAAKGATILNAAVYKSGIAASASSGQPDIEVLDASQYYVGEKVYIYSMEEGETSEINTIASISNDILTMVDNLQNNYSAGDPPYPDDNYVKQLYDGIINVENRSMVSVEKIKFTSPNYLDSLQDFGVLLKSSSQSNISSCSFNRGATLGLDSSSNCLVENNELNALMRILSSSNNSIINNYFGNLGYMILTSSNSNIIRGNKYIYYLKVTSCSKNIISGNTIIGRTPSANGVELNSSDNNVFSNNVITGSPTNIALSSSNYNKIENNYCDSGAGNGIEIGGNYNIVIKNRITTGVYGVYVSSGFNTISYNEIDSCSSRGIFIDGADNNKIIGNTCNNNGTDGITLYSSANYNIVEGNVCYNNADAGILLEKSIGSDGAHYNTITGNSCYENQKAGIALEYSDGNVVNNNNCYKNNFEGIWLTHSSDNNTVSGNVCINNGQDPTGIYLNDDDGIKIHDSTYNIISDNRCTDTQGTKTQEYGIEETGSSNYNTISDNDLRGNKTTDGLSVVGAATSIAGNRTGAAGEGLFVIETDSDATLTALTVTQAGTGDIVNLTGDSITSGTGMALSVNGLITGTGLDITSTSTAGGASGTSKLLNLSRSGTNANASHTAYGIYSSVANTGTTSINIAGYFTASGADTIYGLYSTITAASGTTGYGLYVDAGTGAGAEYAAAFVNGNVGIGTATPGTKLDVVGNIQNIANADASPTRVGAVTLAAGENTGYSIAVSGRYAYVSTYTSPARVVVVDISNPVSPTRIGAVTLAAGENTGYSIAVSGRYAYVSIFTNPARVVVVDISNPVSPTRVGAVTLAAGENYGYSIAVSGRYAYVSTGTSPARVVVVDISNPVSPTRVGAVTLAAGEDEGLSIAVSRRYAYVSTETSPARVVVVDISNPASPTRVGAVTLAAGEDWGYSIAVSGRYAYVSTYTSPAMVVVVDISNPASPTRIGAVTLAAGENISYSIAVSGRYAYVLTWTSPARVVVVDISNPVSPIRIGAVILDTGENYGYSIAVSGRYAYILTCTSPARVVVVDIKGIEATSIMAHSLEAGSLQVRNDIIAQGQLQISGGVNIGSGGLFSAGNISGKGDAYFGGNLGIGTTVPLAMLSVAGNAAFGSSYMTTTSPTDGVIIEGSVGIGDTTPTAKLKVVGALCVRADGNDCAGNIAGDIYYGTAHSGESDVAELFFSNKELEPGDVVRIKESNLVEKTVSSYEQTIIGVISTKPGLILGSGCNTEDYPFQVPVALVGRVPVKVNLENGPIKIGDFLTSSSEPGVAMKATGPGRIIGQAFEPFDGTVTNCEISFIKNEEGEDIEPESCEVVQSEIGKVMTLVNVGWQGQDLAVITDENDNILNDDQLSIINNLSNLGLIVSEYGTLEVQKLKTKTMAAEQMEMRDKATGHVWCTWIENGEWQKQLGECVEVEGSEPDVPDVPDIPPVDTTTPSEDGV; encoded by the coding sequence ATGAATGAGGATTATATTTCTCTTACAGAAGCAACCCGATACTGTGATTATTCACAGGAATATTTGTCATTGAGAGCTAGACAAGGAAAGTTAAAGTCAGTTAAATTCGGCAAGAAATGGGTAACTAAAAAAGAATGGTTGGAGGAATATTTAAAGAGCAATTCAAAGAAATGCAAAGAGATTAAAAAACCAGTAATATCGTTTTCAAATTCATTTAAACAACCAAAATTCCGATATGCTTTCCGATACGCATTAGCTGGAATTTTGGTTTTTTCTTTACTTTTTACCGGTATCGTCTTTAGTAAAGATGCTATTTGGTCAGTTATTTCTTTAGATAAATTAACAACAATAATCGGTGGTTCCATTGTGAATTCCAAAACCTTTTTAGCAGAAGTGGTTGGCGAGACAGACGATGACTTTAAATACAGCCTCAATATCTTTCAGAAATTTATCCGATGGTATGGAGAGCAGGCTCTTGTTGTAAGTAAAATAATAAAAGAAGCACCGTCAAATATCGGTCAGAAAATAATGAATACTAGTATTGCTTTTAAACAGGAATATCAAAATGCCAATGATTTTGTTGAAGAAAAATTAAGTCAAGCATACAGGTCTCTTTGGGGAGAAGAACCAGAATGGCCGGAAGAAAAAGAAGAAATTGTTGTTGAAAAAGAAAAAATAGATAAGGAATTAGAACAAGCTTTAGTAGAGCTTCAGGCAAAGATTGAAAAAATGGAAAGAGAAGGACTGCCGCAAAAAGAAATTATAAAAGAGGTTCAAAAAATAACCCAGATAGAGCCGCTCAAAGAAATTACCAAAGAAATAAAAATTCTTGACAGCGCGTCATTAACAGAAATAAAATCGCAATTAGCTCAAGCAGAAAATAATATTAAAAATCTCCAATCAAACATTGCTTCATTTCCAAGTTCTTATATTGGTTCTGGCACAGTTAGCGTTGGCGGAACAGGCACTGTTACTTCATTAGGTGTTTCTGCCGGCGGTTTCCAATATCTGGATGTTGCCGACAATACTGTTTTGGGAACTAACAAAACTGATACCCTTACAGTTAATGCCACATCTAATTTTGGAGCGCCTGTAACTATTAACAATACTTTAACCATAGGCGAAACAGGCAGCGATGCAAGTTTTACAGTAGACACAAGCGGCAATGTTAATACAGACGGCAATATTGTTGTCGGCGGCGATTTTACTGTGACCGGCGCCCAGACCTATTCCGGCGCCGCTGTTTTTACTGTGACTTCGTCAGCAGACGGTTTATTAGTTAATCAGCAAGGTGCAGGCAATGTTGTTCGCTTTCAGACAGACGGCGCAGACAATTTTATTATTGCCAATGGCGGCCAAACAACAATTACTTCTACTTCAACTCCTCAACTCACGGTTGGATATGACGCTTCTAATTATTTAACAGTGGCTTGCGGCTCTTCTGGAAATATTACTTTTACTTCTCTGGCTTCCCTTTATAATGTTTTTGCCGCTACTGGTGTCTATCAATTAAAACGAGGCACCGAAGCAATTCTTGCTGTTGATGCCAATGGCGCCATTGACCTTACTGCCAGAGGAACAAATCAAGACATAACAATAACTCCTTCTGGCGCAGGAGTAATTTTCGCTGGCGCTAATTTGGATATGAACCAGCACCAGATTATTGAACCGGTAATTCATTCCGGCACTTACGCTAATCTGCCGAGTTCGCCTGCTCCAGTTGAAGGCCAAATATATTTTGCCACTGACAAAAATCAACTCTATGTTTATGACGCGGGTGATTCTCGCTGGCACACAGACAGAACAACAGCAACCAAAATCGTGGCAGCCAGCGACTCCCAAAACAAAGAAAAAGCGGATTATGTCTGCGATGGAACAGCAGATGATGTTCAGATAAATGCGGCGATAACTGCCTTGCCTTCTGCCGGCGGTTTGGTTTATTTGTTAGAAGGAACTTACAATTTGAAACAACCAGTTGTGGTTAATAAAAATAATGTTGTGATAACAGGTGCGGCAAAAGGAGCGACCATTCTAAATGCCGCAGTATATAAATCAGGCATTGCGGCTAGTGCTTCCAGTGGTCAGCCGGATATAGAAGTTCTTGATGCATCTCAATATTATGTAGGTGAAAAAGTTTATATCTATTCTATGGAAGAAGGAGAAACAAGTGAAATCAATACAATTGCTTCTATATCAAATGATATTCTTACAATGGTGGATAATCTTCAAAATAACTATTCCGCGGGGGATCCACCATATCCAGATGATAATTATGTTAAGCAATTATATGATGGCATTATAAATGTTGAAAATAGAAGTATGGTTTCGGTTGAAAAAATTAAATTTACCTCACCTAATTACTTAGATAGTTTACAGGACTTTGGAGTTTTATTAAAATCTTCTTCGCAATCTAATATTTCAAGTTGCAGTTTCAATCGCGGTGCAACTCTTGGATTAGATTCTTCATCTAATTGCTTAGTTGAGAATAACGAACTTAATGCTTTAATGAGAATATTGTCTTCATCGAATAATTCCATCATTAATAATTATTTCGGTAATCTAGGGTATATGATTTTGACGTCATCAAATTCTAACATAATACGCGGCAACAAATACATATATTATCTTAAAGTAACATCCTGCTCTAAAAATATAATCTCTGGCAATACTATTATAGGTAGAACTCCTTCAGCCAACGGAGTGGAGTTAAATTCATCAGATAATAATGTTTTCAGCAACAATGTCATTACAGGATCACCGACAAATATCGCCTTAAGTTCATCAAATTATAACAAGATTGAGAATAACTATTGTGATTCTGGCGCTGGTAATGGGATTGAAATCGGAGGTAATTATAATATTGTGATAAAAAATAGGATCACAACCGGCGTGTACGGTGTTTATGTTTCTTCTGGTTTTAACACTATTTCGTATAATGAAATTGATAGTTGTAGCAGTAGAGGTATTTTTATTGATGGAGCAGATAATAATAAAATTATAGGTAATACCTGCAATAATAACGGCACAGATGGTATAACTCTTTACAGCAGCGCTAATTATAATATAGTAGAAGGAAATGTTTGCTATAATAATGCTGACGCTGGGATTTTGCTTGAGAAAAGTATTGGAAGCGATGGCGCTCATTATAATACTATTACTGGCAACAGTTGTTATGAAAATCAGAAAGCCGGAATTGCTTTGGAATATTCTGATGGAAATGTAGTGAATAATAATAATTGCTATAAAAATAATTTTGAAGGAATTTGGCTTACTCATAGTTCAGATAATAATACTGTTTCCGGTAATGTTTGTATAAATAATGGGCAAGACCCAACAGGTATTTATCTAAATGATGACGATGGAATAAAAATTCACGATTCCACATATAATATCATTAGCGATAATCGTTGTACTGATACTCAGGGGACAAAGACACAGGAATATGGAATAGAAGAGACAGGCTCTTCAAATTACAACACTATTTCTGATAATGACCTTCGCGGCAATAAAACAACCGACGGGCTTTCTGTTGTTGGCGCCGCTACTTCTATTGCCGGCAACCGCACCGGCGCCGCAGGGGAAGGATTATTTGTAATTGAGACAGATTCAGATGCCACTCTCACCGCTCTCACCGTGACCCAAGCCGGCACTGGTGATATTGTAAATCTCACTGGCGACTCAATTACCTCCGGCACTGGAATGGCTCTTTCAGTTAATGGCTTAATAACTGGAACTGGTTTAGATATTACTTCTACTTCCACTGCTGGCGGAGCAAGCGGGACCTCAAAGCTTCTCAACCTCTCTCGCTCTGGCACCAATGCTAATGCGTCCCATACAGCTTATGGTATATATTCTTCAGTTGCCAATACTGGCACAACTTCCATTAATATTGCTGGCTACTTCACTGCATCAGGAGCAGATACAATCTATGGATTATACTCAACAATTACAGCAGCATCAGGAACAACTGGCTATGGCCTGTATGTAGATGCTGGCACAGGAGCAGGTGCAGAGTATGCAGCTGCTTTTGTAAATGGCAATGTCGGAATAGGAACAGCAACGCCAGGAACAAAATTGGATGTTGTGGGGAATATTCAAAATATCGCCAATGCTGATGCCTCTCCAACCCGAGTTGGCGCAGTCACCCTGGCTGCGGGTGAAAACACTGGTTATTCCATTGCTGTCTCTGGAAGATACGCCTATGTTTCAACATACACATCCCCAGCCAGGGTAGTAGTGGTGGATATTTCTAATCCTGTTAGCCCAACCAGAATTGGCGCAGTCACCCTGGCTGCGGGTGAAAACACTGGTTATTCCATTGCTGTCTCGGGAAGATACGCCTATGTTTCAATATTTACAAACCCAGCCAGAGTAGTAGTGGTGGATATTTCTAATCCTGTTAGCCCAACCCGAGTTGGCGCAGTCACCCTGGCTGCGGGTGAAAACTATGGTTATTCCATTGCTGTCTCGGGAAGATATGCCTATGTTTCAACAGGCACATCCCCAGCCAGAGTAGTAGTGGTGGATATTTCTAATCCTGTTAGCCCAACCCGAGTTGGCGCAGTCACCCTGGCTGCGGGTGAAGACGAAGGTCTTTCCATTGCTGTCTCGAGAAGATATGCCTATGTTTCAACAGAGACATCCCCAGCCAGAGTAGTAGTGGTGGATATTTCTAATCCTGCCTCTCCAACCCGAGTTGGCGCAGTTACCCTGGCTGCGGGTGAAGACTGGGGTTATTCCATTGCTGTCTCTGGAAGATACGCCTATGTTTCAACATACACATCCCCAGCCATGGTAGTAGTGGTGGATATTTCTAATCCTGCCTCTCCAACCCGAATTGGCGCAGTCACCCTGGCTGCGGGTGAAAACATTAGTTATTCCATTGCTGTCTCGGGCAGATATGCCTATGTTTTAACATGGACATCTCCAGCGAGAGTAGTAGTGGTGGATATTTCTAATCCTGTTAGCCCAATCCGAATTGGCGCAGTCATCCTGGATACGGGTGAAAACTATGGTTATTCCATTGCTGTCTCAGGAAGATACGCCTATATTTTAACATGTACATCCCCAGCCAGAGTAGTAGTGGTGGATATTAAAGGAATTGAGGCAACATCAATTATGGCTCATTCTTTGGAAGCTGGCAGTCTTCAGGTAAGAAATGATATTATCGCTCAGGGCCAGCTCCAGATTAGCGGCGGCGTCAATATCGGTTCTGGTGGTTTGTTCAGCGCAGGCAATATCTCTGGCAAAGGAGATGCCTATTTTGGCGGCAACCTGGGCATTGGCACAACCGTGCCCTTAGCAATGTTATCCGTAGCCGGTAATGCTGCTTTCGGCTCTAGCTATATGACCACTACTTCACCCACTGATGGAGTAATCATTGAAGGCAGTGTTGGTATTGGCGACACAACGCCCACTGCTAAATTAAAGGTTGTAGGAGCGTTATGCGTAAGAGCAGACGGTAATGATTGCGCTGGCAATATAGCCGGAGATATTTATTATGGCACTGCTCATAGCGGCGAATCTGATGTCGCTGAATTATTTTTCTCAAACAAAGAACTTGAACCAGGAGATGTAGTCAGAATTAAAGAATCAAACTTAGTTGAAAAAACAGTAAGTTCTTACGAACAAACAATAATTGGTGTAATTTCAACTAAACCAGGTTTAATTTTAGGTAGCGGTTGTAATACCGAAGATTATCCTTTCCAGGTTCCGGTTGCTTTAGTTGGTAGAGTGCCGGTTAAAGTTAATCTGGAAAACGGGCCTATTAAAATCGGTGATTTTTTAACTTCTTCTTCTGAGCCAGGGGTGGCTATGAAAGCCACTGGCCCTGGCAGGATTATTGGTCAGGCCTTTGAGCCGTTTGACGGTACAGTGACTAATTGTGAAATCAGCTTTATTAAAAACGAAGAAGGAGAAGATATAGAACCTGAAAGTTGTGAAGTAGTACAAAGCGAAATCGGCAAGGTGATGACTTTGGTTAATGTTGGCTGGCAGGGCCAGGATTTGGCAGTTATTACTGACGAGAACGATAATATTCTCAATGATGATCAATTATCAATTATCAATAATCTATCTAATCTCGGCTTAATCGTCAGTGAATACGGTACTTTGGAGGTCCAAAAATTAAAGACAAAAACAATGGCGGCTGAGCAAATGGAGATGCGGGATAAAGCTACTGGCCATGTTTGGTGTACCTGGATTGAAAATGGCGAATGGCAAAAGCAACTCGGCGAGTGTGTTGAAGTCGAAGGGAGCGAGCCAGATGTTCCAGATGTTCCAGATATTCCTCCAGTTGACACAACCACGCCTTCCGAAGACGGAGTATGA
- a CDS encoding O-antigen ligase family protein, whose product MIQSYILRIIQGGLVLALFTPLVILRITPFPFIVGKAVFFQSLIGVLLILWLILLILDYPEKRFLPSLNSITLTVFLFFAVLGIATVFSVDSYHSFWGNMERMEGFFSFFHLLVFFIIIISVFKTKIEWLWFLRFALISAAFVSIYSIGQKFGFLGLKHIQEYIDYGLTPIRVPGPIGNSALLAGYLIFPLFLSIFLFFWTSSQEKLSRSDLDTSILKNHYWCLSYFFCFLLIGYTLILTGGRSAFLGVIFGVLIFIGIYSFFSGNEKFRKWSKIAILIFLLIFFSFLGFLYLNKDQPWLKEKPLLARFSNMTQGSSFQSRLQSWQIGFQGFKEKPILGWGTENYSIVFSKFYNPKILSYSNEWFDRPHNKTLETMVNTGILGLLAYLSIFGAVLFKLFKKIKDNKDNKVIVLSCSCLIGLLFAYFFQNQLMLDTLSSYIMFFATLGVVYHITSTYE is encoded by the coding sequence ATGATTCAAAGCTATATTTTAAGAATTATTCAAGGCGGATTAGTTTTGGCCTTATTTACGCCATTGGTTATTTTGCGCATTACTCCTTTTCCTTTTATAGTAGGCAAGGCAGTGTTTTTCCAATCCTTGATTGGCGTATTGTTAATTTTATGGCTTATTCTTTTGATTTTGGATTATCCAGAAAAAAGATTTCTGCCTTCTTTAAATTCAATCACATTAACTGTTTTTTTATTTTTTGCGGTTTTAGGCATTGCTACTGTTTTTAGCGTTGATTCTTATCACAGTTTTTGGGGCAATATGGAGAGGATGGAAGGATTTTTCAGCTTTTTCCATCTTTTAGTATTTTTTATTATCATTATTTCTGTTTTTAAGACCAAAATAGAGTGGCTGTGGTTTTTGAGATTTGCTTTAATTTCAGCAGCCTTTGTAAGCATTTATAGTATTGGCCAGAAATTCGGTTTTTTAGGATTAAAGCATATTCAAGAATACATTGATTATGGGTTGACGCCGATTCGGGTTCCAGGACCAATTGGCAATTCTGCCCTTTTAGCCGGTTATTTAATTTTTCCTTTGTTTTTAAGCATTTTCCTCTTTTTTTGGACAAGTTCACAAGAAAAACTGTCGAGGTCTGACCTAGATACGTCCATCCTCAAAAATCATTACTGGTGTTTGTCTTATTTTTTTTGTTTTCTTTTAATCGGCTATACTTTGATTCTGACTGGCGGCAGAAGCGCGTTTTTAGGAGTGATTTTTGGCGTTTTAATTTTTATTGGAATTTATAGTTTTTTCTCTGGTAATGAAAAATTTCGTAAGTGGAGTAAGATTGCTATTTTAATCTTTTTATTGATTTTCTTTTCTTTTTTAGGGTTTTTATATTTAAATAAAGACCAGCCCTGGTTAAAAGAAAAGCCTTTGTTAGCCCGGTTTAGCAATATGACACAGGGCAGTTCTTTTCAAAGCCGGCTTCAGTCCTGGCAGATTGGTTTCCAAGGATTTAAAGAAAAACCGATTTTGGGCTGGGGGACAGAAAATTATTCAATTGTTTTTTCTAAGTTTTACAATCCTAAAATTCTTTCTTATTCTAATGAATGGTTTGACAGACCGCATAATAAGACATTAGAAACAATGGTTAATACAGGAATTTTAGGTTTATTGGCTTATCTTTCAATTTTTGGAGCAGTATTATTCAAGCTTTTTAAAAAAATAAAAGATAATAAGGATAATAAAGTTATTGTTTTATCTTGTTCCTGTCTTATTGGTTTGCTCTTTGCTTACTTTTTTCAGAATCAATTAATGCTTGATACTTTGAGTTCGTATATTATGTTTTTCGCAACATTAGGCGTAGTTTATCACATTACATCAACATATGAATAA
- the dprA gene encoding DNA-processing protein DprA, with protein sequence MEEGIILKDDKAYPRPLKEISDAPKQLYYKGKWNSEIFENCLAVVGSRRMTVYGRQVVERFITEIAMAGITIVSGFMYGIDAGAHRAALRAGGRTIAVMPCGIDIISPEYQKDLYFEILNNNGLIVSEFEKDLAPALWTYPKRNRIVAGLSQACLVVEAGEKSGSLITARLANKYKRKLFAVPGPVTSENSKGTLQLIKEGAQMAISAKDVLRYYIREHDMAVHSVLPTRPSASPHPNPSIHSHNPALLERNLERKIIENLQREPLGIDILSRNLKVPIAKLGTVLSLMQIHGIISKQGNKYYVD encoded by the coding sequence ATGGAAGAAGGGATTATCTTAAAAGATGACAAAGCATATCCAAGGCCATTAAAGGAAATCAGCGATGCGCCGAAGCAGTTGTATTATAAGGGAAAATGGAATTCAGAGATTTTTGAAAATTGTTTGGCAGTTGTGGGCTCTCGGAGAATGACAGTTTATGGAAGGCAGGTTGTGGAAAGATTTATTACAGAAATTGCTATGGCTGGCATTACGATTGTTTCAGGGTTTATGTATGGAATAGATGCTGGAGCGCATAGGGCTGCTTTAAGGGCAGGCGGACGGACAATTGCAGTAATGCCATGCGGAATAGATATAATCAGCCCGGAATACCAGAAAGATTTGTACTTTGAGATTTTAAATAATAACGGCTTAATTGTTTCTGAATTTGAAAAAGATTTAGCTCCAGCTCTTTGGACATATCCAAAAAGAAACAGAATTGTGGCTGGTTTGTCGCAAGCTTGTTTGGTGGTTGAGGCAGGAGAAAAAAGCGGTTCTTTAATTACTGCTAGGCTTGCTAATAAATATAAAAGAAAGCTTTTTGCTGTTCCTGGACCAGTAACAAGCGAGAATTCAAAAGGAACTTTGCAGTTGATTAAGGAAGGCGCTCAAATGGCTATTTCAGCGAAAGATGTTTTACGTTATTATATTAGAGAGCATGATATGGCTGTTCATTCCGTTCTCCCTACTCGGCCTTCGGCCTCGCCGCACCCTAACCCCTCCATTCACAGCCATAATCCTGCTCTCCTAGAAAGAAATTTAGAGAGAAAAATCATTGAAAATCTTCAAAGAGAGCCATTGGGGATAGATATTCTTTCACGAAATTTAAAAGTCCCAATCGCCAAGCTCGGAACTGTTCTTTCTTTAATGCAAATACATGGCATAATTTCCAAACAAGGCAATAAATATTATGTTGATTAA
- a CDS encoding YraN family protein: protein MKNNIKIGRIGEEIARDYLEDKGYDIIEQNCKTRYSEIDLIAKKDDVLVFIEVRTKTSERFGSPEETINKEKIRRLIRSADAYSAIKRWKGQYRIDAVCVVLDQNHKLSRIQHYESIT, encoded by the coding sequence ATGAAAAATAATATTAAAATTGGCAGAATAGGAGAGGAGATAGCCAGAGATTATTTAGAAGATAAGGGTTATGATATAATAGAACAAAACTGTAAAACCAGATACTCAGAGATTGATTTAATTGCTAAAAAAGATGATGTTCTTGTTTTTATAGAGGTGAGAACAAAAACCAGTGAAAGGTTTGGTTCGCCTGAAGAAACTATCAATAAAGAGAAAATCAGAAGATTGATAAGAAGCGCTGATGCTTACAGCGCGATAAAAAGATGGAAAGGACAATATCGCATAGATGCTGTTTGCGTGGTCTTAGACCAGAATCATAAATTAAGCCGTATTCAGCATTATGAAAGCATTACATAA
- a CDS encoding YifB family Mg chelatase-like AAA ATPase has protein sequence MLIKIGSALNIGLDTMAVDCEINVASRGLPGFDIVGLPSKAVDESKERVRTAIINSNIDFPARKITVNLAPADVPKEGSFYDLPIAVGILCAEIGFSVPKKSLFFGELSLDGDLRHTKGALLLALFAKEAGFKQIFIPKASANEAAIVPEIKVYPVESLSQLLDHLLNKKLLKPAKYNNSACFELDENRVDFDMSEILGQEQAKRAVEIAAAGGHNIFMVGSPGAGKTMLARALPGILPPLQDPESLEVTKIYSVTGNIPAQGSLIRIRPFRSPHHTISQVGLIGGGTNPSPGEISLAHRGILFLDEFNEFPRSVLEALRQPLEDGIVSIARSKARVKYPAEFMLVASSNPCPCGYLNHPKKACICSPREVFKYRKRTSGPILDRIDLFTEVPPVDIQELSQEKQSLEKSIDIRKRVAKARKIQVQRFQGQGIYTNSEMKNNQIKKFCPLSKEVKKILHQAGVMLQISARSYYKMIKAARTIADLEGSLEIQVSHMAEALQYAQPVKMYEK, from the coding sequence ATGTTGATTAAAATAGGGTCAGCTTTGAACATAGGATTGGATACTATGGCAGTTGATTGCGAAATAAACGTAGCAAGCAGAGGACTGCCTGGTTTTGATATTGTCGGCTTGCCGAGCAAGGCAGTTGATGAAAGTAAGGAAAGAGTGAGGACAGCCATTATAAATTCAAATATTGATTTTCCAGCAAGAAAAATAACAGTTAATTTGGCTCCTGCTGATGTTCCCAAGGAGGGATCATTTTATGATTTGCCTATTGCAGTAGGTATTCTTTGCGCAGAAATTGGCTTTTCTGTTCCAAAGAAATCCCTTTTCTTTGGCGAGCTTTCTTTAGACGGGGATTTAAGGCATACAAAAGGAGCATTGCTTTTAGCTCTTTTTGCCAAAGAGGCAGGGTTTAAGCAGATTTTTATTCCTAAAGCGTCAGCCAATGAAGCAGCCATTGTCCCAGAAATTAAAGTTTATCCTGTGGAAAGCTTGTCCCAACTTTTAGATCATTTACTTAACAAAAAACTTTTAAAGCCGGCAAAATATAATAACTCTGCTTGCTTTGAATTAGACGAGAATAGAGTTGATTTTGATATGTCAGAAATTTTAGGACAGGAGCAGGCAAAGAGGGCAGTGGAAATTGCTGCTGCAGGAGGCCATAATATCTTTATGGTTGGCAGTCCTGGGGCTGGCAAGACAATGCTTGCCCGGGCTCTGCCGGGAATTTTACCGCCTCTTCAGGATCCAGAGTCTTTGGAAGTGACAAAAATATATTCTGTTACAGGTAATATTCCTGCCCAAGGCTCTTTGATAAGAATACGTCCGTTTAGATCTCCTCATCACACTATTTCGCAGGTGGGACTGATCGGCGGCGGAACCAATCCCAGTCCCGGAGAAATAAGTCTGGCTCATCGCGGAATCCTGTTTTTAGACGAATTTAATGAATTTCCGCGTTCTGTGTTAGAGGCGTTGAGGCAGCCTTTGGAAGATGGAATTGTTTCTATCGCCCGCTCCAAAGCAAGAGTCAAATATCCTGCTGAATTTATGCTGGTTGCTTCCAGCAATCCCTGTCCCTGCGGTTATTTAAACCATCCGAAGAAGGCCTGCATTTGCAGTCCCAGAGAAGTTTTTAAATATAGGAAGCGGACATCCGGCCCAATTTTAGACAGAATTGACCTTTTTACAGAAGTTCCGCCAGTTGATATACAAGAACTTTCACAGGAAAAGCAGTCCTTGGAAAAATCAATAGATATAAGGAAAAGAGTGGCAAAGGCAAGAAAAATTCAGGTGCAAAGATTCCAAGGCCAAGGCATTTATACTAATTCTGAAATGAAAAACAATCAGATAAAAAAATTCTGTCCCTTATCAAAAGAAGTGAAAAAGATACTTCATCAGGCAGGAGTAATGCTTCAGATTTCCGCCCGTTCTTATTACAAAATGATTAAAGCGGCCAGAACGATTGCTGACTTGGAAGGCTCGCTAGAGATACAAGTTTCCCATATGGCAGAGGCATTGCAATACGCGCAGCCAGTAAAAATGTATGAAAAATAA